From the genome of Ziziphus jujuba cultivar Dongzao chromosome 6, ASM3175591v1, one region includes:
- the LOC107430282 gene encoding DNA mismatch repair protein MSH4 isoform X2, translating to MEDDGGERSSFVIGLIENRAKEVGVAAFDLRSASLHLSQYIETTSSYQNTRTLLHFYDPMVIIVSPNKLAPDGRVGVSELVDRFYATVKKVVMPRGCYDDTKGAVLIKNLAAKEPSALGLDTYYKQYYLCLAAAAASIKWIEAEKGVIVTNHSLLVTFNGSFDHMNIDATSVQNLEIIEPLHSTLWGTSNKKRSLFHMLKTTKTFGGTRLLRANLLQPLKDIETINGRLDCLVLRKFPKETDRVLCHFCFKPKKVTNELLGVDSSKKSQMLVSSIILLKTTLDALPLLSKVLKDAKSIVLANIYKSICENEKYALIRKRIGEVIDEDVLHARVPFVARTQQCFAVKAGVDGLLDIARRSFCDTSEAIHNLANKYREDFKLPNLKLPYNNRHGFYFSIPHKDIQGKLPSQFIQVMKHGNNIRCSTLELASLNVRNKSAAAECYLRTEVCLEALVDSIREDVSVLTLLAEALCLLDMLVNSFAHAISSKPADSYTRPEFTDNGPLAIDAGRHPILENIHSDFVPNNIFLSEASNMVIVMGPNMSGKSTYLQQICLIVILAQIGCYVPAHFSTLRVVDRMFTRMGSLDNLESNSSTFMTEMKETAFIMQNVSQRSLIVMDELGRATSSSDGFAIAWSCCEYLLSLKAYIIFATHMENLAELATIYPNVKILHLHVDIRNNRLDFKFQLKDGPRNIPHYGLLLAEVAGLPNSVIETARSITSRITKNDVKRMEINYLQYHPIQMAYHVVQRLICMRYSSQAFVVKNIFLIFLSDLEGQGKLQGHKVKFLQ from the exons ATGGAAGATGACGGAGGAGAGAGATCAAGCTTCGTGATCGGTCTCATCGAGAACAGAGCTAAGGAG GTTGGGGTGGCTGCTTTTGACTTAAGGTCAGCTTCGTTGCATCTTTCTCAGTACATAGAAACTACCAGTTCATATCAGAATACAAGAACTTTGCTGCATTTCTATGATCCTATGGTCATCATTGTTTCCCCAAACAAGCTGGCACCTGATGGTAGGGTAGGAGTTTCTGAATTGGTGGACAGATTCTATGCTACAGTCAAGAAG GTTGTAATGCCCCGTGGTTGCTATGATGACACTAAG GGTGCTGTGCTTATTAAAAATCTAGCAGCTAAGGAGCCTTCAGCTCTCGGTTTGGATACTTATTATAAGCAGTATTACCTGTGTTTGGCAGCAGCAGCAGCTTCAATCAAGTG GATAGAAGCAGAGAAAGGGGTTATTGTTACAAATCACTCCCTATTG GTCACTTTTAATGGATCATTTGACCATATGAATATTGATGCTACTAG TGTCCAAAATTTGGAGATAATTGAGCCACTGCATTCTACATTGTGGGGCACAAGCAACAAAAAGAGAAGTTTGTTCCACATGCTTAAGACAACAAAAACTTTTGGAGG GACTAGACTTCTTCGTGCTAATCTTTTGCAGCCTTTAAAAGACATTGAAACTATCAATGGTCGTCTAGATTGCTTG GTTCTGCGAAAATTTCCAAAAGAGACTG ATAGAGTACTTTGTCACTTCTGCTTCAAGCCAAAGAAAGTTACAAATGAACTATTGGGTGTTGATTCTTCCAAAAAGAGTCAAATGTTGGTATCTAGTATTATTCTTCTTAAAACCACTTTGGATGCCTTACCTTTGTTATCGAAG GTGCTTAAGGATGCAAAGAGTATTGTTCTTGCAAATATTTACAAGTCCATATGTGAAAATGAGAAATATGCATTGATTAGAAAAAG GATAGGAGAGGTAATAGATGAAGATGTGCTTCATGCACGGGTTCCTTTTGTAGCCCGCACACAGCAATGTTTTGCTGTCAAGGCTGGAGTTGACGGACTTTTAGATATTGCCCGGAGGTCATTTTGTGATACTAGTGAAG CTATACATAACCTTGCGAACAAGTATCGTGAAGATTTCAAGTTGCCCAATTTGAAACTTCCATATAACAATAGGCATGGTTTTTACTTTAGCATTCCACATAAGGACATTCAGGGAAAGCTTCCAAGCCAATTCATCCAG GTCATGAAACATGGAAACAATATACGTTGCTCAACACTGGAACTTGCTTCT CTAAATGTTAGAAATAAGTCTGCAGCTGCAGAATGCTATTTACGAACTGAAGTTTGCTTGGAAG CATTGGTAGATTCCATACGAGAGGATGTTTCTGTGCTTACGCTGCTTGCAGAGGCCTTATGCCTTTTAGATATGCTTGTAAATTCATTTGCACATGCAATTTCCAGCAAGCCTGCTGATAGTTATACTAGACCAGAATTTACAG ATAATGGACCATTGGCAATTGATGCTGGAAGACACCCAATCCTAGAGAACATACACAGTGACTTTGTT CCCAATAACATCTTTTTATCGGAGGCATCAAACATGGTGATTGTCATGGGCCCAAACAT GAGTGGGAAAAGTACTTATCTTCAGCAAATCTGTCTTATAGTTATTCTTGCTCAGATTGGTTGTTATGTTCCGGCTCACTTCTCAACTCTAAGGGTTGTTGATCGTATGTTTACAAGAATGGGTTCATTGGATAATCTAGAATCAAACTCTAGTACG TTCATGACAGAGATGAAAGAGACAGCTTTTATCATGCAAAATGTCTCCCAGAG GAGTCTGATTGTTATGGATGAACTTGGAAGGGCAACATCTTCCTCTGATGGGTTTGCAATTGCATGGAGCTGCTGTGAATACCTGTTATCTTTGAAAGC GTATATCATTTTTGCTACTCACATGGAAAACCTAGCAGAATTGGCAACTATCTACCCAAATGTAAAAATTCTTCACCTTCATGTAGACATCAGAAATAACCGTTTAGATTTCAAG TTTCAACTCAAGGATGGACCAAGAAACATTCCACACTATGGCCTTCTATTAGCGGAAGTGGCAGGCTTACCAAACTCAGTGATCGAAACAGCAAGAAGCATCACATCCAGGATAACAAAAAAT GATGTGAAGAGGATGGAAATAAATTACCTGCAATATCATCCTATCCAAATGGCTTACCATGTTGTTCAACGGCTGATATGTATGAGATACTCTAGCCAAG CATTTGTAGTGAAGAATATTTTTCTCATCTTCTTATCTGATCTGGAGGGGCAAGGAAAACTCCAAGGCCATAAGGTTAAGTTCCTTCAGTAG